The Mesorhizobium sp. M3A.F.Ca.ET.080.04.2.1 genome contains the following window.
TCATCCGCCTGCCGGCACCTTCTCCGCGTATAGTGACGGGAAGAAGAGAGACACTCTGGCAACCTCCCTGCTCTTCGGCTAGCTTCCGGAAATTCCTTGGCGGAGGATGAACCTTTTTGATCCAATCAGCGACACAGCCACGAGGAGCCAGGCGGCTCGACCGGCCATGAATGCGGCGACCGAAACCGATCGCGCGCTCGTAGACCGGGTCGCGAAGGGCGACCGGGCTGCCGTGCGGCTCCTGTTCATGCGTCACCACGCGCGGATCTACCGCTTCGTGGCGCGGCAGACGGGATCGGAAATGATGGCCGACGATATCACCAACGAGGTCTTCCTCGAGCTGTGGCGCCAGGCGCCCGGCTTCGAAGGCCGCTCCGAAGTCTCGACATGGCTGCTCGGCATCGCCCGCTTCAAGGCGCTGTCGATGCTGCGCAAGAAGAAGGAAGACTGGATCGACGACGATGACGCGGCGCAGGTTCCCGACAGCGCCGATACGCCGGAGGTCGTCACCATGAAGGAAGACAAGGCCGCCGCCTTGCGCCGCTTCGTCAACGCCCTGCCGGAAGAGCACCGCACGGTGATCGACCTTGCCTACTACCACGGACAGTCGGTGACCGAGATCGGCGAGGTGCTCAGCATTCCGGTGGCGACAGTCAAGACCAGGATGTTCTACGCCCGCAAGAAACTCGGCGAG
Protein-coding sequences here:
- a CDS encoding sigma-70 family RNA polymerase sigma factor, which codes for MNAATETDRALVDRVAKGDRAAVRLLFMRHHARIYRFVARQTGSEMMADDITNEVFLELWRQAPGFEGRSEVSTWLLGIARFKALSMLRKKKEDWIDDDDAAQVPDSADTPEVVTMKEDKAAALRRFVNALPEEHRTVIDLAYYHGQSVTEIGEVLSIPVATVKTRMFYARKKLGEALKAAGYDRGWP